A region from the Aegilops tauschii subsp. strangulata cultivar AL8/78 chromosome 5, Aet v6.0, whole genome shotgun sequence genome encodes:
- the LOC109738758 gene encoding histone H2B.2: MAPKAEKKPAAKKPAEEEPVTEKAAEKAPAAKKPKAEKRLPAGKTASKEAGGEAKTRGRKKGSKAKKGVETYKIYIFKVLKQVHPDIGISSKAMSIMNSFINDIFEKLAAEAAKLARYNKKPTITSREIQTSVRLVLPGELAKHAVSEGTKAVTKFTSS, encoded by the coding sequence ATGGCCCCCAAGGCGGAGAAGAAGCCGGCGGCGAAGAAGCCCGCGGAGGAGGAGCCGGTGACGGAGAAGGCCGCCGAGAAGGCCCCGGCGGCGAAGAAGCCCAAGGCCGAGAAGCGGCTGCCGGCGGGCAAGACGGCGTCCAAGGAGGCCGGCGGCGAGGCGAAGACGAGGGGCCGGAAGAAGGGCAGCAAGGCGAAGAAGGGCGTGGAGACGTACAAGATCTACATCTTCAAGGTGCTGAAGCAGGTGCACCCCGACATCGGCATCTCTTCCAAGGCCATGTCCATCATGAACTCCTTCATCAACGACATCTTCGAGAAGCTCGCCGCCGAGGCCGCCAAGCTCGCCCGCTACAACAAGAAGCCCACCATCACCTCCCGGGAGATCCAGACCTCCGTCCGCCTCGTCCTCCCCGGGGAGCTCGCCAAGCACGCCGTCTCCGAGGGCACCAAGGCCGTCACCAAGTTCACCTCCTCCTAG